The Chiroxiphia lanceolata isolate bChiLan1 chromosome 12, bChiLan1.pri, whole genome shotgun sequence genome window below encodes:
- the DNAJA4 gene encoding dnaJ homolog subfamily A member 4 translates to MVKETEYYDILQVKPNASSEEIKRAYRKLALKYHPDKNPSEGERFKLISQAYEVLSDPKKRDLYDQGGEQAIKEGGLSGGSFSSPMDIFDMFFGGGGRMNRERRGKNVVHQLGVSLEDLYNGITRKLALQKNVICAKCEGYGGKRGAVEKCPVCKGRGMQVIVQQIGPGMVQQIQTVCPECKGQGERINPKDRCDNCNGCKVVREKKIIEVHVDKGMKDGQKIVFHGEGDQEPDLEPGDVIIVLDQKDHSVFQRRGHDLITKMRIQLSEALCGFKKTIETLDNRVLVITSRPGEVIKHGDLKCIYNEGMPVYKSPMDKGSLIIQFLVQFPEHYWLPREKLSLLEALLPSREDVMVTDDMDQVDLEDFDPNEQTYRNSAGEAYEEDEEGPRTGVQCQTS, encoded by the exons ATGGTGAAGGAGACCGAGTACTACGACATCCTGCAGGTGAAGCCCAACGCTTCCTCCGAGGAGATCAAGCGCGCCTACCGCAAGCTGGCGCTGAAATACCACCCCGACAAGAATCCCAGCGAGGGCGAGCGG tttaaaCTTATATCCCAGGCATATGAAGTTCTGTCGGACCCAAAGAAAAGGGACCTCTATGACCAGGGTGGGGAGCAGGCTATTAAAGAAGGAGGCCTGAGTGGCGGCAGCTTCTCTTCACCCATGGACATCTTTGACATGTTCTTTGGTGGTGGAGGCCGAATGAATAGAGAGAGAAGAG gcaaaaatgttGTGCACCAGTTAGGTGTCTCTCTTGAAGACTTATATAATGGTATTACAAGGAAACTGGCACTGCAAAAGAATGTTATTTGTGCAAAGtgtgaag GTTATGGTGGAAAGAGAGGGGCAGTAGAAAAATGTCCTGTGTGCAAAGGAAGAGGAATGCAAGTGATAGTCCAGCAGATTGGACCTGGCATGGTACAGCAAATCCAAACTGTGTGTCCAGAATGCAAAGGCCAAGGGGAAAGAATAAATCCCAAGGACAGGTGTGACAACTGCAATGGCTGTAAGGtggtgagagagaaaaagatcaTAGAAGTCCATGTTGATAAAG GTATGAAAGATGGTCAGAAGATAGTGTTTCATGGAGAAGGTGACCAGGAACCTGATTTGGAGCCTGGAGATGTTATAATTGTGCTGGATCAAAAGGATCACAGTGTCTTTCAGAGACGAGGGCATGACTTAATCACAAAAATGAGAATTCAACTCTCAGAGGCTTTATGTGGTTTCAAAAAGACCATTGAAACTCTGGATAACAGAGTCCTTGTCATAACATCTAGGCCAG gTGAGGTGATCAAACACGGTGACCTGAAGTGTATCTACAACGAAGGGATGCCCGTCTACAAATCTCCAATGGACAAAGGCAGCCTAATTATCCAGTTCTTG GTCCAGTTTCCAGAGCACTACTGGCTCCCTAGGGAGAAGCTGTCTCTGCTGGAAGCTCTGCTTCCTTCCCGAGAAGATGTGATGGTCACAGACGACATGGATCAGGTGGACCTTGAGGATTTCGATCCCAACGAGCAAACCTACCGGAACAGCGCGGGAGAGGCGTAcgaggaggatgaggaaggtCCAAGAACGGGAGTACAATGTCAGACATCTTAA